TGGCAAGGCACCGATCTGCAGTGGCGCACCGACCGCCTGGTCACCGAGCGGCTGCGCCTGCGCGCCGAGGCCTACACCCGCTTCAGCCACGGCACCAGCGCCGACCCGTTCGAGCTCGAGCTGCTGCGCCGCCTGCCCGAAGGTTTCAACCCGCGTGCCGTGGCCTGGGCGCGCAGCATGCGCCGCCAGCTCGCCGACGCCGATGCGCGCACGCTGGCCGCCGCGCTGCAGGCCCAGGTGCGCCAGGGCAGTTATGCCTACACGCTGGCCCCACCGCCCTATGGCGCCGCCAACGGCCGCCATGCGGTCGACGAGTTCTGGTTCGACGGCAAGGAGGGCTTCTGCGAGCACTACGCCAGCGCCTTCGTGGTGCTGATGCGGGCCATGGGCGTGCCGGCACGCGTGGTCACCGGCTACCAGGGCGCCGAAGATCCCGATGCCGATGGCTGGCGCATCGTGCGCCAGAGCCATGCCCACGCCTGGGCCGAATACTGGCAGGCCGGCGCCGGCTGGCTGCGGGCCGATCCCACCGCCGCGGTGGCGCCGGAGCGGGTGCGCGCCAGCCGCGCATTGCAACCCGCGCCGGGCCTGGTGGCCGGCGCGCTGCGCACCATGAACCCGGCTCTGGCCAACCGCTTGCGCCGCGCCTGGGACACGCTGGACGGCCGCTGGACGCTGTGGGTGATGGGCTGGTCGCGCACCCGCCAGATCAACCTGCTGCAGGAGCTGGGCGTGCCCCAACCCGATGCCAGCGACCTGGCCCGGGCGCTGGGCCTGGTGCTGGCCGGCACGGCGGCAGCGGGCGCGCTGTGGGCCTGGCGCGACCGCCATCGCCAGGACCCGCGCCAGCGCCTGCAGGCCCGCATGGTGCACGCCCTGCAGCAGCGCGGCGTCGGCGCTGCTGCACAGCACGCACCGCGCACGCTGGCCGCGGCCGTGCTGGCGCGCCACGGCCACGGCCAGGCCGCGGCAGCCGCCGCCGCCCTGGTGCAGGCGCTGAACACACTGGAGCACCTGCGCTACGGCCCGGGCTCCAGCCCAGGCACCGGCGCCAGCGCCAAACCAGGCGCTGGCCATGCAGGCGCACTGCCGGCCGACGAACGCGCCGCCTGGCGCGCCGTGCTGCGCGCCGCCCGGCGCCTGCCCGTGCTTGCCCCGCACCCGGCCAGCGGCCCGGCGCCCACGGCCAGCGGCCCGGCGCCCACAACCCCGGCCACCAGCACGGCGCCCACAAGCAGCGGCCAGCCACCGCCATCACCCCGCCGATAATGCCGGGCATGCGCGCACCGAACCGGCACCCCACCCTGCGTCCGCTGAGCTGGGCGCTGGCCTTCGCGCTGGCCGGCGCGGGCCTCGGCCCGGTGGCACAGGCCCAGGCAACCAGCCCGGCGGCATCGGCCCGCCCACCGGGCGCCAAGGCGGCCCCGGCACGCAAGGCAGCCAGGCCGGCCAAGCCGGCCAAGGCCGCCCAGCCCAAGCGCCCAGCCACCGATGTCGCTGCGGGCCCAAGTTATGCCGGCCGGCCCGAGGCTGCCGCACTGGCCCGCGACATTGCCGAACGCCATGGCCTCGACCCGGCCTGGGTGCAGGCGCAGCTGGCCGGCGCCCGGCTGGTGCCCGCCGTGGCGCGGCTGATCATGCCGCCACCGGCGGGCAGCGCCAAGAACTGGCAGGCCTACCGCGCGCGCTTCGTCGAACCGGCGCGGGTGCAGGCCGGCGTGGCCTTCTGGGACGCGCAGGCGCGCTGGCTGGATGCCGCGGCCGAGCGCTTTGGCGTGCCGGCTGAACTGGTCATCGGCATCATCGGCGTCGAGACCTACTACGGCCGGCTCACCGGCGGCTTTCGCGTGCTGGACGCCCTGGCCACGCTGAGCCTCGACTTTCCCAGCGGCCGCAAGGACCGCAGCGCCTTCTTCCGCGACGAGCTCGGCGAGTTCCTGAAACTGGCCCACAGCCAGGGCCTGGAGCCGAGCAGCGTGAAGGGCTCGTTCGCTGGCGCCATGGGCCTGGGTCAGTTCATGCCGGGCAGCATCAACCGCCATGCGCTCGATTTCGACGGCGATGGGCGCATCGACATGGTGTCCAGCGCCGCCGACGTGATCGGCAGCATCGGCCACTACATGGTGCGCCACGGCTGGCAGCGCGGCATGCCCACCCACTTCGCGGTGCGCCCGCCGGTCGACACCACCGAGCGCGCCCGGCTGCTGGCACCCGACATCCTGCCCAGCTTCAGCGCCGCGCAGCTGGCCGAGCATGGCGCCGAACTCGACGCCGACGGCCGCGCACATGGCGGGCCACTGGCGCTGGTGGAACTGCAGAACGGCGACGCCGCACCCAGCCACATCGCCGGCACCACCAACTTTTATGCGGTCACGCGCTACAACTGGTCGGCCTACTACGCGCTGGCGGTCATCGAGCTGGGGCGCGCCGTGGCCACGCAACGCCAGGCCGCGCGCTGAGGCCCGGCAGCGACCTCTTGGCCGCCACAGGCCAGCTGCCGCCGGCCTGATCCATCACCCAGGGCGCCTTCGCCCAGGCCCGTTCGCCAAGGCCCCGATGGCCTCGGCCAGAACGCAAAAAACCCCGCCGAGGCGGGGTTTTTTACTGGGTGCTGAAAGGCCCCGAGGGGCAGGTCATCACTTGATGGCGCGCGTGCCAACCACTTCGATTTCCACGCGACGATTCTTCGCGCGGCCTTCGGCGGTCTTGTTGTCGGCAACGGGGTTCTTCTCGCCCTTGCCTTCGGTGTACACGCGGTTCTTCTCGATGCCCTTGCCGGTCAGGTAGGCCTTGACGGCTTCAGCACGGC
The genomic region above belongs to Aquabacterium sp. OR-4 and contains:
- a CDS encoding transglutaminase family protein: MTAQPPPSSTAARPPGAAQGSGSGSGSGSGSGSGSGSAGGHTRWQHWRHWPRDTRDTLFQLALIGWIALPHLLHLPPWCGGLTLLVLLWRAQIAVTGRTLPGRWTVALVLGSAVALTLLTERTLLGREAGITLLVVLLALKTLELRARRDAMVVFFLGFFLVLTSALNSQSLLTALGMLVSTWGLLTALVLANMPVGRPPLARAGGVALRLALLGLPVMAVLFLLFPRIGPLWGLPNDSVGRTGLSGSLRLGGVAELAKDDSIAFRVRFDSPGGEQPALRAADLYFRGPVLSRFDGLEWTASVSAATRHPLRWTDLQIRGPGLGYEMVLEPIRLPLLPLLEATPERAGSAPVLPDWTLWQGTDLQWRTDRLVTERLRLRAEAYTRFSHGTSADPFELELLRRLPEGFNPRAVAWARSMRRQLADADARTLAAALQAQVRQGSYAYTLAPPPYGAANGRHAVDEFWFDGKEGFCEHYASAFVVLMRAMGVPARVVTGYQGAEDPDADGWRIVRQSHAHAWAEYWQAGAGWLRADPTAAVAPERVRASRALQPAPGLVAGALRTMNPALANRLRRAWDTLDGRWTLWVMGWSRTRQINLLQELGVPQPDASDLARALGLVLAGTAAAGALWAWRDRHRQDPRQRLQARMVHALQQRGVGAAAQHAPRTLAAAVLARHGHGQAAAAAAALVQALNTLEHLRYGPGSSPGTGASAKPGAGHAGALPADERAAWRAVLRAARRLPVLAPHPASGPAPTASGPAPTTPATSTAPTSSGQPPPSPRR
- the mltB gene encoding lytic murein transglycosylase B, with translation MRAPNRHPTLRPLSWALAFALAGAGLGPVAQAQATSPAASARPPGAKAAPARKAARPAKPAKAAQPKRPATDVAAGPSYAGRPEAAALARDIAERHGLDPAWVQAQLAGARLVPAVARLIMPPPAGSAKNWQAYRARFVEPARVQAGVAFWDAQARWLDAAAERFGVPAELVIGIIGVETYYGRLTGGFRVLDALATLSLDFPSGRKDRSAFFRDELGEFLKLAHSQGLEPSSVKGSFAGAMGLGQFMPGSINRHALDFDGDGRIDMVSSAADVIGSIGHYMVRHGWQRGMPTHFAVRPPVDTTERARLLAPDILPSFSAAQLAEHGAELDADGRAHGGPLALVELQNGDAAPSHIAGTTNFYAVTRYNWSAYYALAVIELGRAVATQRQAAR